One window of the Carnobacterium maltaromaticum DSM 20342 genome contains the following:
- a CDS encoding phosphate/phosphite/phosphonate ABC transporter substrate-binding protein: protein MKFVKNGFLLVLGVVLVVSLAACGAKKESGAKEESYTPKELTVQFVPTIEANTIEAKAKPLEKLLSDELGIPVKVTVSTDYNTIIEAMASKQTDVGIMPPNAYVLGHEQEAADAILQAQRFAIKQPGGETSTELADGYRAMIVVKKGSPIKNLKDLKGKKIAAQDVVSASGYVFPVAEMQKAGINVDKEIQFATVKGIDAGLMAVLDGSVDAAFSFEDGRNLLKKDLPDVFDKLDAMYFTEAKIPNDAIAVRPDLSDKWKTKVQDAFVAIGKSDKGRELISSLYAHEGYVPADDSSFDIVREYAKEVGQ from the coding sequence ATGAAATTTGTTAAAAATGGTTTTTTGCTTGTTTTGGGAGTGGTTTTAGTCGTAAGTTTAGCAGCATGTGGAGCGAAAAAAGAGTCTGGAGCGAAAGAAGAGAGCTATACTCCAAAAGAATTAACCGTTCAATTTGTTCCAACTATTGAGGCAAACACGATTGAAGCGAAAGCTAAACCGTTAGAAAAGTTGTTATCAGATGAACTCGGAATACCTGTGAAAGTAACTGTATCAACAGATTATAATACAATTATAGAAGCAATGGCTTCAAAACAAACGGATGTAGGGATTATGCCGCCGAATGCATATGTTTTAGGTCATGAGCAAGAAGCAGCTGATGCGATTTTACAAGCGCAACGCTTTGCTATTAAACAACCTGGTGGCGAAACGTCAACAGAATTAGCTGATGGCTATCGAGCAATGATTGTTGTGAAAAAGGGTAGCCCGATTAAGAACTTAAAAGATTTAAAAGGGAAGAAAATTGCAGCTCAAGATGTTGTTTCGGCTAGTGGGTATGTTTTTCCTGTAGCTGAAATGCAAAAAGCTGGAATCAATGTTGATAAAGAGATTCAATTTGCAACAGTTAAGGGAATTGATGCTGGCTTAATGGCTGTTTTAGATGGTAGCGTGGATGCAGCATTTAGTTTTGAGGATGGGCGTAATTTATTGAAGAAGGATTTACCAGATGTATTTGATAAATTAGATGCGATGTATTTTACAGAGGCTAAAATACCAAATGATGCGATTGCAGTACGCCCAGATTTGAGTGATAAGTGGAAAACAAAAGTTCAAGATGCTTTTGTAGCCATTGGGAAATCTGATAAAGGCCGTGAATTAATCAGTTCGTTATATGCTCATGAAGGGTATGTACCTGCTGACGATAGTAGTTTTGATATTGTTCGTGAATATGCAAAAGAGGTTGGACAATAA
- a CDS encoding extracellular solute-binding protein, producing the protein MKKFVSLMVVLTVALVGLSACGSGEKTKGTNKKEENTLIVYSPNSEDIVNTLIPMFEKETGIKVELVSAGTGELLKRISSEKENPYADVMFGGLNKSKLTNEDLFEKYTSKNDKDMIEGHQNIAGVLTPYITDGSNILINTDLIGDIKIEGYEDLLNAQLKGKIAAADPASSSSGFAQLTNMLLAMGGDYESDKGWDYVGSLIKNLDGKVANGSGAVHKGVADGEFVVGLTYEDPSASYIRDGAPVKIVYPKEGAVYLDAALAIIKDAKHKENAEKFIDFMTSKEAQDIFGEELTNRPLRKDAALGNHMVPMKDIKILTEDEDYVQKNKDKIVNQYTDLFTELQ; encoded by the coding sequence ATGAAAAAGTTTGTCAGTTTAATGGTTGTATTAACAGTTGCTCTAGTAGGATTATCCGCTTGTGGGAGCGGTGAGAAGACAAAAGGAACAAATAAAAAAGAAGAAAATACATTAATTGTCTATTCGCCAAATAGTGAGGATATCGTCAATACATTAATTCCAATGTTTGAAAAAGAAACGGGAATTAAAGTTGAATTGGTTTCAGCAGGTACTGGAGAGTTATTGAAACGAATTTCTTCTGAGAAGGAAAACCCGTATGCTGATGTGATGTTTGGGGGCTTAAATAAATCTAAATTAACTAATGAAGATTTATTTGAAAAATATACGTCTAAAAATGACAAAGATATGATCGAAGGTCATCAAAATATTGCTGGAGTATTAACACCTTATATTACTGATGGCAGTAATATTTTAATTAATACTGATTTAATTGGGGATATAAAAATTGAAGGTTATGAAGATTTATTAAATGCGCAACTTAAAGGCAAGATTGCAGCTGCCGATCCAGCCAGTTCTAGTTCTGGTTTTGCACAATTGACGAATATGCTTTTGGCAATGGGTGGCGATTATGAATCAGATAAAGGCTGGGATTATGTGGGTAGTTTAATTAAGAATTTGGATGGAAAAGTTGCAAATGGATCTGGTGCTGTGCACAAAGGAGTTGCAGATGGTGAATTTGTTGTTGGATTAACTTATGAAGATCCATCAGCTAGCTATATCCGTGATGGTGCTCCAGTTAAGATTGTCTATCCTAAAGAAGGTGCTGTTTATCTAGATGCTGCTTTAGCGATTATTAAAGATGCAAAACACAAAGAAAATGCCGAAAAATTTATTGATTTTATGACATCAAAAGAAGCTCAAGATATTTTTGGCGAGGAATTGACAAATCGTCCGTTACGAAAAGATGCGGCATTAGGGAATCATATGGTCCCAATGAAAGACATTAAAATCCTTACAGAAGATGAAGATTATGTGCAAAAAAACAAAGATAAAATCGTAAACCAATATACAGATTTATTTACAGAATTACAATAA
- a CDS encoding ABC transporter ATP-binding protein, which translates to MSTTIKIKNVLKKYGESVVIPDLSVEIKPSEFFTLLGPSGCGKTTLLRMVAGFNSIEGGDICFNETKINHVTPQNRNIGMVFQNYAIFPHLTVKQNIAFGLQNRKIKIAKDEIEKKVEKMMDVVQIQKFKDRLPENLSGGQQQRIALARAIVIEPSVLLMDEPLSNLDAKLRVDMRNAIRNIQKEVGITTIYVTHDQEEAMAVSDRIAVMNLGSIQHVGTPQNIYHRPANVFVANFIGRTNIIERELNMEGTVGCLHLDQDNSVQIMNLADPKNRQSGKVKVSIRPEEFVIVEDGLGIRAKVLNNMFLGLNTHYNVELASGEQVEIIQESTLEKVIEPGTWIGLHIKKDKINLFDSQTEVNLTKGVVNDVW; encoded by the coding sequence ATGAGTACAACAATTAAAATTAAAAATGTTCTTAAAAAATATGGAGAAAGCGTTGTGATTCCCGATTTATCTGTTGAAATTAAACCCAGTGAATTTTTTACTTTACTGGGTCCATCTGGGTGCGGGAAAACAACTTTATTGCGGATGGTGGCAGGTTTTAACAGTATTGAAGGAGGCGATATTTGTTTTAATGAAACGAAAATTAATCATGTAACTCCACAAAATCGGAATATTGGCATGGTTTTCCAGAATTATGCTATTTTTCCGCATTTAACAGTGAAACAAAATATCGCTTTTGGTTTGCAAAATAGAAAAATAAAAATAGCCAAAGATGAGATTGAGAAGAAAGTTGAAAAAATGATGGATGTCGTTCAAATCCAAAAATTTAAAGACCGCTTACCTGAAAATTTATCAGGAGGTCAACAACAAAGAATTGCATTAGCACGAGCAATTGTTATTGAACCTAGTGTTCTTTTAATGGATGAACCGTTATCGAATTTAGATGCTAAGTTGCGAGTTGATATGCGAAATGCGATTCGAAATATTCAAAAAGAAGTTGGTATCACAACTATTTACGTGACTCATGATCAAGAAGAAGCGATGGCTGTTTCTGATCGAATTGCGGTGATGAATTTAGGGAGTATTCAACATGTTGGAACACCGCAAAATATTTATCATCGTCCGGCCAATGTATTTGTGGCTAATTTTATTGGTCGAACCAATATTATTGAACGTGAACTGAATATGGAAGGAACAGTAGGATGTTTACATTTAGATCAGGACAATAGTGTACAGATAATGAACTTAGCGGATCCAAAAAATAGACAATCTGGTAAGGTGAAAGTTTCGATTAGACCCGAAGAGTTTGTAATTGTCGAAGATGGCTTGGGAATTCGGGCTAAGGTCTTAAATAATATGTTTTTAGGTTTAAATACCCACTATAATGTGGAATTAGCTAGTGGTGAACAAGTTGAAATTATTCAGGAATCAACACTTGAAAAAGTCATTGAACCTGGAACTTGGATTGGTTTACACATTAAAAAAGATAAAATTAACCTTTTTGATAGTCAAACGGAAGTGAATTTGACAAAAGGAGTGGTAAATGATGTTTGGTAA
- a CDS encoding ABC-F family ATP-binding cassette domain-containing protein, with translation MITVSNVSLLFSDRNLFEDVNIKFTPGNCYGLIGANGAGKSTFLKILSGDIQPTTGDISMSSGERLTFLKQNHFDYEEFGVLETVIMGHKRLYDIMKEKDAIYMKEEFTDEDGIRAAELEGEFAELDGWEAEPEAAVLLQGLGIDESLQQKTMSELTGGQKVKVLLAQALFGKPDVLLLDEPTNGLDKQSIEWLEEFLINFSNTVIVVSHDRHFLNKVCTHMADVDFGKIKLYVGNYDFWLESSQLASRLANDSNSKKEEQIKELQDFIARFSANASKSKQATSRKKMLEKITLDDIQPSSRRYPFVGFTPDREIGNDLIRVENVSKTIDGVKILDNISFSLNREDKTAFISQHDIAITTLFKIIMGEMEPDSGSVKWGVTTTQSYLPKDNTAEFEKGDLTVVDWLRQFASKEESDNTFLRSFLGRMLFSGEDVMKKVSVLSGGEKVRCMLSKMMLSKSNVLVLDDPTNHLDLESITALNDGLIAFKGALLFGSHDHQFIQTIANRIIEVSPNGVVDRADTTYDDFLEDKNVQEQVAKLYAN, from the coding sequence ATGATTACAGTTAGTAATGTAAGTCTGTTATTTTCAGATAGAAATTTATTTGAAGATGTAAATATCAAATTCACTCCTGGCAACTGTTATGGACTTATCGGCGCAAATGGCGCAGGTAAATCAACGTTCCTTAAAATTTTATCTGGCGACATCCAACCAACTACCGGTGATATTTCAATGTCATCTGGTGAGCGTTTAACCTTCTTAAAACAAAACCATTTTGATTATGAAGAATTTGGCGTTTTAGAAACGGTTATTATGGGCCATAAACGTTTATACGATATCATGAAAGAAAAAGATGCTATCTACATGAAAGAAGAATTTACTGATGAAGATGGTATTCGCGCTGCTGAACTTGAAGGCGAATTTGCTGAATTAGATGGTTGGGAAGCTGAACCAGAAGCGGCTGTTTTACTACAAGGTCTTGGCATTGATGAAAGTCTTCAACAAAAAACAATGAGCGAATTAACTGGTGGTCAAAAAGTTAAGGTGCTTTTAGCTCAAGCTTTATTCGGTAAACCTGATGTATTACTACTAGATGAGCCTACCAATGGATTGGATAAACAATCAATTGAATGGTTAGAAGAATTTTTAATTAATTTCTCTAATACTGTTATTGTTGTTTCCCATGACCGTCATTTCTTAAACAAAGTGTGTACGCATATGGCCGATGTTGATTTTGGTAAGATCAAACTTTACGTTGGGAACTACGACTTCTGGTTAGAATCAAGTCAATTAGCTTCACGTTTAGCAAATGACTCTAATTCTAAAAAAGAAGAACAAATTAAAGAATTACAAGACTTTATTGCGCGATTTAGTGCAAATGCCTCTAAATCAAAACAAGCAACGTCTCGTAAAAAAATGCTTGAAAAAATTACACTTGATGATATTCAACCATCTTCTCGTCGTTATCCATTCGTTGGATTTACACCTGACCGTGAAATTGGAAATGATTTAATTCGTGTGGAAAATGTTTCTAAAACAATTGATGGCGTGAAAATTTTAGACAATATCAGCTTCTCATTAAACCGTGAAGATAAAACAGCATTTATCAGCCAACATGATATTGCGATTACAACATTGTTTAAAATTATCATGGGCGAAATGGAACCTGATTCTGGTAGCGTTAAGTGGGGTGTCACTACTACTCAATCTTATTTACCAAAAGATAATACGGCTGAATTTGAAAAAGGCGACTTAACCGTTGTTGATTGGTTACGCCAATTTGCTTCAAAAGAAGAAAGTGACAATACTTTCTTACGTAGTTTCTTAGGTCGTATGTTATTCTCTGGTGAAGATGTGATGAAAAAAGTATCTGTCCTTTCAGGTGGAGAAAAAGTTCGTTGTATGCTTTCTAAAATGATGTTAAGTAAATCAAATGTTTTGGTTCTTGATGATCCAACAAACCATTTAGACTTAGAGTCAATTACAGCTTTAAATGATGGCTTGATTGCTTTCAAAGGTGCTTTACTATTTGGTTCTCATGATCATCAGTTTATCCAAACAATTGCAAATCGCATTATCGAAGTTTCACCTAATGGTGTAGTAGATCGTGCTGATACAACTTACGATGATTTCTTGGAAGATAAAAACGTTCAAGAACAAGTAGCAAAATTATACGCAAACTAA
- a CDS encoding ABC transporter permease produces the protein MFGKGQKKDVWTYITIGIFLLYLILLVLPLFTLLKAGFTNPDGTGFSVAYFTKFFGKNYYYDALFNSLKVTISVTLLAVVLATPLAYIMTTVKIKGKVFLQILILISSMAPPFIGAYSWILLLGRNGAITKFISSMFGVKVPDIYGFTGIVIVLTLQLVPLIYMYLMGALKSIDNSIIEAAESMGCTGIKKMVKVIFPLIMPTLLAGALLVFMRALADFGTPMLIGEGYRTVPVLIFNEFISEMGGDDGFAAAISVIVIVFAIAVFLIQKYISNRKSFSMNALHPMEAKKAKGIRNILAHTYIYGFIVAAIAPQLYVIYTAFLKTSGRIFIKGYSLDSFRLAFDRSGDAIKNTFSLAIASIVIVVFLAILIAYVTVRRKNTLTNGLDIVTMIPYIVPGSVMGIALLLTFNKPPLLLSGTALILIVSYVIRRLPYTIRSSAAIVHQISPSIEEASVSLGASNLKTFFRVTFPMMLPGVISGAILSWVTIITELSTTIILYTAKTRTMSVAIYTEVIRGNYGTAAALSTILTLITVSSLLLFFKLTGKKEISI, from the coding sequence ATGTTTGGTAAAGGGCAAAAAAAAGATGTTTGGACGTATATTACTATTGGCATCTTCTTACTTTATTTAATTTTATTGGTTCTGCCATTATTTACCTTATTAAAAGCAGGCTTTACAAATCCTGATGGGACCGGATTTTCCGTTGCTTATTTTACTAAATTTTTTGGTAAAAACTATTATTACGATGCTTTATTTAACAGTTTAAAAGTCACGATTTCAGTTACGCTATTAGCCGTGGTTTTAGCAACACCGTTAGCTTATATTATGACAACGGTGAAAATTAAAGGCAAAGTATTTTTGCAAATTCTAATCTTGATTTCTTCAATGGCTCCGCCTTTTATTGGTGCTTACTCTTGGATTTTATTATTAGGCCGAAATGGTGCAATTACAAAATTTATTTCAAGTATGTTTGGTGTGAAGGTCCCTGATATTTATGGGTTTACAGGAATTGTAATTGTGTTAACTCTACAATTAGTTCCATTAATCTATATGTATTTGATGGGAGCTCTAAAGAGCATTGATAATTCTATTATTGAAGCGGCTGAAAGCATGGGTTGTACAGGAATTAAAAAAATGGTGAAAGTTATTTTCCCATTAATTATGCCAACTCTTTTAGCCGGGGCGTTATTAGTCTTTATGCGTGCTCTAGCTGATTTTGGAACACCGATGTTAATTGGGGAAGGCTATCGTACAGTGCCAGTTTTAATATTTAATGAGTTTATTAGCGAAATGGGTGGCGATGATGGTTTTGCAGCAGCAATTAGTGTAATTGTCATTGTTTTTGCGATTGCGGTCTTCTTGATTCAAAAATATATTAGCAATCGTAAATCCTTTTCAATGAACGCTTTGCATCCGATGGAAGCTAAAAAAGCAAAAGGAATCCGAAATATTCTTGCTCATACCTATATTTATGGCTTTATTGTGGCGGCGATTGCTCCGCAATTGTATGTGATTTATACAGCTTTTTTGAAAACTTCCGGACGAATATTTATCAAAGGTTATTCGCTAGATAGCTTTAGGTTAGCCTTTGATCGTTCTGGTGACGCGATTAAGAATACTTTTTCATTGGCGATTGCTTCGATTGTGATTGTCGTGTTCTTAGCTATTTTAATTGCGTATGTAACCGTTAGAAGAAAAAATACCTTAACAAATGGGCTCGATATTGTTACAATGATTCCCTACATCGTTCCAGGTTCTGTGATGGGAATTGCTTTGTTATTGACTTTTAATAAACCACCTTTATTATTAAGTGGGACAGCATTGATTTTAATTGTATCGTATGTAATCAGACGTTTGCCTTATACGATTCGTTCAAGCGCTGCGATTGTGCATCAAATTAGCCCTAGTATTGAAGAAGCTTCTGTCAGTTTAGGAGCATCCAATTTAAAAACATTCTTTAGGGTGACTTTTCCAATGATGCTTCCAGGTGTTATTTCAGGTGCTATTTTAAGTTGGGTAACCATTATCACAGAGTTAAGCACAACGATTATTTTGTATACAGCTAAAACACGGACGATGTCTGTGGCTATTTATACAGAAGTTATTCGTGGGAATTATGGAACTGCAGCCGCGTTGTCAACGATTTTAACACTAATTACAGTTAGTTCGTTATTACTATTCTTCAAGTTAACGGGTAAAAAAGAAATTTCAATTTAA
- a CDS encoding O-acetylhomoserine aminocarboxypropyltransferase/cysteine synthase family protein, protein MTKARQAYGKGTLAVQGTYQPKNGEPRVLPLYQSTTFAYEQAEDVAALFDLSAEGHLYSRISNPTVAVFEEKIALLEDGVAAVATSSGMAAIFNSILNIAKAGDNILSSKTIYGGTTNLFAVTLPKFGITTRFFDQDASPEEIIALADQNTKLVFGETIANPGLNVFDFEKFHSICKILDLPLIIDSSLTGPALCNPLKHGANIVVHSTTKYIDGHATALGGIVIDGGNFNWDNGKFDELILPDDSYHGVRYVADFGQAAYATKLRVQLVRDLGNIQSPFNAYLSNLGSETLVLRSKKHSENALAVAKWLQKQKDVSFVRYPGLETDSHYPLAQKYLPNGASGMVTFGIKGGASAAKQFINHLNFIQLVIHCADIRTSILHPESSTHRQLNSEQLLESGVTEDLIRLSVGIEDTHDIIQDLAQAFQTVH, encoded by the coding sequence ATGACAAAAGCAAGACAAGCATACGGAAAAGGAACATTGGCTGTACAAGGGACTTATCAACCAAAGAATGGGGAACCTCGAGTTTTACCACTTTATCAAAGTACAACATTTGCTTATGAACAGGCTGAGGATGTCGCTGCTCTTTTTGATTTATCTGCTGAAGGACATCTATATTCTCGTATCAGTAATCCAACTGTTGCTGTTTTTGAAGAAAAAATTGCTTTACTAGAGGATGGTGTTGCAGCTGTCGCTACTTCTTCTGGCATGGCTGCAATTTTTAACAGCATTCTAAATATCGCTAAAGCTGGTGATAATATCTTAAGCTCCAAAACAATTTATGGTGGAACAACCAATTTATTTGCTGTTACGTTACCAAAATTTGGGATTACTACTCGCTTTTTCGATCAGGATGCGTCTCCTGAAGAGATTATTGCTTTAGCTGATCAGAATACAAAATTAGTTTTTGGTGAAACGATTGCTAATCCGGGCTTAAATGTTTTTGATTTTGAAAAATTTCATTCCATTTGCAAAATACTTGATTTGCCATTAATCATCGATAGTTCTTTAACTGGACCCGCTTTATGTAATCCTTTAAAGCATGGTGCAAATATTGTGGTTCATTCTACAACGAAATACATTGACGGACATGCTACTGCACTGGGAGGAATTGTCATTGATGGTGGGAATTTCAATTGGGATAATGGTAAATTTGACGAGTTAATTTTACCTGATGATAGCTATCACGGTGTACGCTATGTGGCTGATTTTGGGCAAGCAGCTTATGCAACAAAGCTCAGAGTTCAGTTAGTACGCGACTTAGGAAATATTCAAAGTCCTTTCAATGCTTATTTGAGCAATCTTGGTTCTGAAACCTTGGTCTTACGCTCCAAAAAACATTCAGAAAATGCACTAGCAGTTGCTAAGTGGCTTCAAAAACAAAAAGACGTTTCATTTGTTCGCTATCCTGGATTAGAAACAGATTCCCATTATCCATTAGCACAAAAGTACTTGCCAAATGGCGCTAGTGGGATGGTTACATTCGGAATTAAAGGTGGCGCCTCGGCTGCTAAGCAATTTATTAATCACCTTAACTTCATTCAATTAGTCATTCATTGTGCTGATATTCGTACCTCCATTTTACATCCAGAAAGTTCGACTCATCGCCAATTAAATTCGGAACAATTACTTGAAAGTGGAGTAACAGAAGATTTAATTCGATTATCGGTTGGAATTGAAGACACACATGATATTATTCAGGATTTAGCTCAGGCATTTCAGACTGTTCATTAA
- a CDS encoding DEAD/DEAH box helicase, with amino-acid sequence MGKKEFADYGIGEDVLKALNGLGYFQPTKVQEEVIPVALADMDVIVTSQTGSGKTASFGIPLCEKILWEENRPQALVLVPTRELALQVNEDIANIGRFRRIKATSVFGKASFERQKSELKQKSHIVVGTPGRVLDHLKKGTFPVDKLEYLILDEADEMLNMGFIDQVEEIIGFLPKERQTLLFSATMPVEVERLASHYMKDEAVSIKIETTEDSKPKILKSFLMVSGDKKMPTLLDLLTVENPDSCIVFCNRQETVNNVYEYLNKAGLPVDKLHGGMIQEDRFDVMDDFRKGKFRYLVATDVAARGIDVDNITHVVNYDVPVEKESFVHRIGRTGRAGKTGVALTLVEPYEKERWAEIKRYSASDVSEITAPSARFVLRHKPAFEKKIAERPRLKKDKGTVLSQDITKLYFNGGKKKKIRAIDFVGTISKIPGIQVDDIGIITIGDQGSYVEILNGKGPLVLNAMKTKNVKGKTLKVNIARRK; translated from the coding sequence ATGGGAAAAAAAGAATTTGCAGATTATGGCATTGGCGAAGATGTACTAAAAGCTTTAAATGGTTTAGGTTATTTTCAACCAACAAAAGTTCAAGAGGAAGTAATTCCTGTGGCTTTGGCAGATATGGATGTGATTGTAACTTCACAGACTGGGAGTGGTAAAACGGCTAGTTTTGGTATTCCATTATGTGAAAAAATCCTTTGGGAAGAAAATCGACCACAAGCATTGGTTTTAGTTCCAACGCGTGAATTGGCTTTGCAAGTAAATGAAGATATTGCAAATATTGGACGTTTTCGTCGTATAAAAGCGACATCTGTTTTTGGTAAAGCATCTTTTGAGCGTCAAAAATCAGAGTTAAAACAAAAAAGTCATATTGTTGTAGGAACACCTGGGCGTGTTTTAGATCATTTGAAAAAAGGAACGTTTCCTGTGGATAAACTCGAATATTTAATTCTAGATGAAGCAGATGAAATGTTAAATATGGGCTTTATTGACCAAGTCGAAGAAATAATTGGCTTCTTACCAAAAGAGCGTCAAACCTTACTATTTTCGGCAACTATGCCAGTAGAGGTGGAACGTTTAGCCAGTCACTATATGAAGGACGAAGCAGTATCAATTAAGATTGAAACCACAGAAGATTCAAAACCTAAAATTTTAAAATCATTTTTAATGGTATCTGGGGATAAAAAAATGCCAACCTTGTTAGACTTATTAACAGTGGAAAACCCAGATAGTTGTATTGTTTTCTGTAATCGTCAAGAAACAGTGAATAATGTCTATGAATACCTAAATAAAGCTGGTTTACCTGTGGATAAACTTCATGGAGGTATGATTCAAGAAGATCGTTTTGATGTAATGGACGATTTTAGAAAAGGAAAATTCCGTTATTTAGTGGCTACGGATGTTGCTGCTCGCGGAATTGATGTGGATAACATTACTCATGTAGTCAACTACGATGTACCTGTGGAAAAAGAAAGTTTTGTTCACCGAATTGGTCGAACAGGTCGAGCTGGAAAAACCGGCGTAGCTTTAACTTTAGTTGAGCCTTATGAAAAAGAGCGTTGGGCTGAAATTAAAAGGTACAGTGCTTCAGATGTTAGCGAAATTACGGCGCCAAGTGCACGTTTTGTTTTACGTCATAAACCAGCCTTTGAAAAGAAAATTGCTGAACGTCCGCGTTTAAAAAAAGATAAAGGCACAGTTTTAAGCCAAGATATTACGAAGCTGTATTTTAATGGTGGAAAGAAGAAAAAAATTCGGGCGATTGATTTCGTTGGGACAATTTCTAAAATACCTGGCATTCAGGTTGATGATATTGGGATTATTACAATCGGAGACCAAGGTAGTTATGTTGAAATTTTAAATGGCAAAGGGCCTTTGGTTTTAAACGCAATGAAAACGAAAAATGTTAAGGGGAAAACTCTTAAAGTAAATATCGCACGTCGCAAATAA
- a CDS encoding metallophosphoesterase produces MEVTLLVTSDIHGYIRGTNELTGEATADGFARVATYIKKRKKIDPNLILIENGDFLEGSMLANTLATHQDKWSIHPFIQLVNQLNYDSVVPGNHEFNYGINYLKKALKGLNAPYLAANIVLENGETCWEAYQIVERKGIRIAIVGLVTSYVTRWEKVENINGLRFLDPILTAKKWVPFIQETEQPDLIVLAYHGGLERDLVTGEATEYMTGENVGYRLATEIPGINGVITGHQHRTLAGAVNGVPLLQPGTRGASIGEMSFELQQKEQKWHVKSAKAQTISLASEKEDTAVLKEIEEWEHLSANDRKKPIIKGLDSVEPDAYQFLHKVQKVASRRKISVVSLVKSSVGSTALTMEMILQNYTFPCTFAILRFTGQELKHLLIKGRDYYQLNQAGRLSPYKLGRDEQTENELIDGLTYRFYFDSKSDSYLVELVDVADDELIELSFNHYLGALNGERVIGMEKIIQEIMIYMPDLIREYQLEECVAIPVHGQGFYPEIS; encoded by the coding sequence ATGGAAGTAACTTTACTGGTAACAAGTGATATTCATGGCTATATTCGGGGTACAAATGAATTGACTGGAGAAGCAACAGCCGATGGTTTTGCTCGTGTTGCAACCTATATAAAGAAGCGCAAAAAAATAGATCCAAACCTAATTCTAATTGAAAATGGCGATTTTTTAGAAGGATCTATGTTAGCTAATACTTTAGCAACGCATCAAGATAAATGGAGTATCCATCCTTTCATCCAGCTAGTGAATCAACTCAACTATGACAGTGTTGTACCTGGAAATCATGAATTTAACTATGGAATAAATTATTTGAAAAAGGCTTTAAAGGGATTAAATGCACCTTATTTAGCTGCAAATATTGTTTTAGAGAATGGCGAAACTTGTTGGGAAGCCTATCAAATTGTGGAACGCAAAGGGATTCGAATCGCTATAGTTGGACTAGTAACTTCTTATGTAACCAGATGGGAAAAGGTTGAAAATATTAACGGATTGCGCTTTTTAGATCCAATTTTAACAGCCAAAAAATGGGTCCCTTTTATTCAAGAGACAGAACAGCCAGACTTAATTGTGCTAGCCTATCATGGAGGATTAGAACGTGATTTAGTGACAGGTGAAGCGACAGAATATATGACTGGAGAAAATGTTGGGTACCGATTAGCTACTGAAATTCCTGGAATAAACGGAGTCATTACTGGGCATCAGCACCGGACCTTAGCCGGAGCAGTAAATGGGGTTCCTTTACTTCAACCTGGGACACGCGGAGCAAGTATTGGCGAAATGAGTTTTGAGCTTCAACAAAAAGAGCAGAAATGGCATGTGAAAAGTGCTAAAGCCCAAACAATTTCGTTGGCTTCTGAAAAAGAAGATACCGCTGTCTTAAAAGAGATTGAAGAATGGGAGCATTTAAGTGCTAATGATCGAAAAAAACCAATTATAAAAGGGTTAGATTCGGTTGAACCAGATGCTTATCAGTTTTTGCACAAAGTTCAAAAAGTTGCCTCAAGACGTAAAATATCAGTTGTCTCCCTTGTGAAAAGTTCAGTTGGTTCAACGGCTTTAACAATGGAGATGATTCTTCAAAATTATACATTTCCTTGTACATTTGCGATTCTCCGTTTTACAGGACAGGAATTAAAACATTTGCTAATTAAAGGAAGAGACTATTACCAATTGAACCAAGCGGGCCGATTATCCCCTTATAAATTAGGGCGAGATGAGCAAACAGAAAATGAATTGATTGATGGATTAACCTATCGTTTCTATTTTGATTCAAAATCGGATTCCTATTTAGTCGAATTAGTTGATGTAGCAGATGATGAGCTGATTGAGTTAAGCTTTAACCATTATTTGGGTGCTCTGAATGGAGAACGTGTGATTGGAATGGAAAAAATCATACAAGAAATAATGATTTATATGCCTGATTTAATTCGTGAGTATCAATTAGAAGAGTGTGTAGCGATTCCGGTCCATGGTCAAGGATTTTATCCGGAGATTAGCTAA